TAAAATTTTTTAATTTGAAAAATTAAAGAAAAATAGAGAGAAGTTTGAAAATATTATTCAAAAAACTCTCTATTTTTTTAATCTCCTATCCTATTTAACATCTGTATCTCATGCAAATATTTTGCAATATTTAACGCACTCGTTTCTTGAATGGTGATTACTGTTTTTCCAGTATTACTGCTATAATTATCATTATCTGGAACAAATTTTATATACATCAAAGTTTCAGAAGTGTACAAAAATGTTGCTGAAGCGTATGCATTTTGAAGTTTCGTGTAACCTTTTCTTTTAGAATAAAGTTTTCTAATTTCGGCATCCATTTTTTTATGTTCTTTTACAGTTGTATCATATTCAAAAATTGAAGACATAAGCATATTTTTCCCAAAATAAAAACTAGCTCTTGCATAATTTCCAAATGGATCTTTTACTTTTTCATAGTAAAATACCGTATCATCTACTCCATCATTATCACGATAATATTCTTTTTGTGGAACTACTTTTTTAAATTCTTCGTAACTCATCAAAAGACTAATATCATCTGTAACTTTATGCATTGTCTTAAAATCGCTCCATTTATCTGGACTTGTGAACTTTGGTTCAGTGATGTAGCCAAATCCTGTGTATGCTGAATATGATAACAAAGTAATGATTAATGATAATATAATTATTATTTGTTTCATTTTTTGCCTTTCATATTTTTTAAAATTGATCTCTTGTTATAACAATCTTCGATTGTTCTTCAAGGAATTTTGCAATTCTTTTTTGATACTCTAAAGACATTTTCTGTGCTTCATTATTTTTTCCTTGTAATTTATAAATTTCTTCCATACACATGAAAGAAAACGGATCCTCTTTTTGAATACCTGTTTTACACATTTTTTCGGCACCTTTTCCATTATTTTCTAATATAAAAAGTCCATAAAGTCCATAAGCATATTTATTTTGTTTATTATACTGATTTCTTAGTACTTCTTCAATTTTATCATCTTCATCTAATTCACCATATAACTTAACCACATTTGATAACATTTCTTTATCTCCGTTATCCAAAGCTTTTTTGAAATATTCTACTGCTTTTCTTTTATTATTTTGTTTCCAATATAAAATTCCAAATGCTCTTATAGAATTTTTTGAATTTTTATCGTTCATACTTAATAATGTATTTTCAGCTTCTTTATATTTCTTCTGTTCTCGATATACTGCTGCTAAATTTAGCTTAACATTATCACTTAACTCTTTTTTATCTTTTATCTTATTTAAAGCACTTACATATGCTTTTTCTGCCAAATCATATTTTTTTTGATAAAAATATGTCGTTCCAAGTTCTATTTCAGCACTTACATCATTTGTACTTTTTGAAGACATTTTCAAATATTTCTCTGCTTTATCATTCTGATTTGTTATCTGATACAACCTAGATAAATTAAATAATGTAGATTTTTTCAGTTCAGGATCCCCACTAGTTTTCTTTAATGCATCTAAAAAATATCTTTCAGCTTTATCATACTCTTTTTTATTCAAATATAAAGTTGCCAAATTATAGTTCGCTCTTACATTTCCCTTTTTTATTGACTCCAAAAACATCTTTTCTGCATTAGAATAATCATTTTTCTCATAATATTCATTCGCCTTCAAAAATTCCTCATTTCCATTTGCTCCGTAACTTATTGAAAAACTAAAAATTAACAGCATCAAAATTAAAAATTTATGTTTCATTTTCATCTCCTCTCAGTTTTTGTATAAATTCATATTTTTCAATATTATCTTTAATCAAAAAAATTTACCTTTTTACATTATCATATTTTTGCATAAAAAGTGTTGCGACATATTCATTTTTATTGTATTTTACGCCTCCAATTTCCACTTCTCCTGCCAAATCTTTTAAATCAGAATATTGATTATATTCCCAGCCATTTTTACTTGTCTGTTCCAAAATTTTAGCATTCTTTTGATATGACAGTTCAATTACTTCAACATTACCTCTATATCTATATTTTTTTAACAGTTGTAAAATCTGAACCATAGTATTTTCTTCGTTTTGTTCTATCAAAAAAGTTAATTTATTTGGAAGAGATTTGTTCATTCTCCAAATTTCTTCTATCAACTTTTCTGCAAATTTCTTCTCATCACTTTTATATCTAAAAGTAACCATGTCTCCTAATGATAGAGCTTTTGTTAACACTCCGCTTTGCTCTACAGTTCTTGCAATAGGATTTTTGAAATTATCATCCATTACAGTTATAACCACTTTTGGCATATAAACTTTTTTCTCTTTTGAAAAAGATAAAATTCCTAATATTAAGAATAATGATAGTATTATTTTTTTCATTTTCCACTCCGTTCTTAAATTTTTATTGTCTTGTTTGTATTCTAAATTGAAATAGAATCTTATTACGAATACTAACTGCTTTATTAATGAAAATCTACTTTTTATTTTTTTCTAATTTATCTTCTAATTTACTCATTTCTAGCTTATATTTCTCAAATAATTCTTTCGATTTAGTTTTGTTGCCTTTTTGCTCATAAAATACACTCATACACAAATACGAACTAGGATCACCTTTTTGTATGCCTAATTTACAAATTCTTTCTCCTTCTTCAAGACTTCCATCCTTTATTTTTTCTGTTCCATAATATCCATAAGCATAAATATTACCATTTTCATATTCTTTTTTTATTAAGTTTTTAATTTCATCAGTTACATTTCTACGTTTAATCGAAATTACTACAATATTATTTATTGAGACGTTATCTCCTTTTGCTAATGCTTTTTTAAAAAATTCTTCTGCTTTTTCATAATTTTGATTGTCATAATAAAAATTGGCTAACATTTTAAAAATTGTTATATCATTATTTTTAATAGTTCTTAATATTTTTTCTGCCTCTTTTTCTTTATTTTGTTTTATATAAATATATGCCAAATTTATTTTCATTCTTTCTTTTAATTTTTCATCTTTGGTATTTTCTAAATCTTTCAAAAGATAATATTCCGCTTTTTGAAATTTACCTTGAACAGAATATAAATAACCTAGAGCATTATAAGCGTTTGGATTCCCTTTTTTCAATGCTACCAAAAAATATTTTTCAGCTTCATTGTATTTTTTTTGATTAATATAATTATTTCCCTTTTCAAATTCCTCATTGCCATTTGCTCCATAACTTATCGAAAAACTAAAAATTAACAGCATCAAAATTAAAAATGTAGGTTTCATTTTCATCTCCTTTCAGTTTTTTCCTCTATTTCTCCGAATTACAGTAATATTTAACTTATCTAGAATATTGCCATGTATCTATTTTTACTTTCATGCCTTCTAATTATTCTTATTTTTATCCTTTAATTTTTTCTGAATAAACTTTACCAGTAAAAATCCACTTAATCCTCCCACAATCATAGCAACAATTACTAATATTTCTTCCATATTATAGTTTACCTCCAAATCTTTCTAAAATCAATCATCTAATTTTTCTTCTTCTAATTTATCTTTGCTTTCAATTTTTTCTAATTTTCTAAAAAAAGCTACTATTAATCCTATTCCAGCTACTCCTCCAATAATTATCATGATATATGTTAATATAACTAAAATAGTATAATCTGTATCCATATTTAAATCATTCCTTTACTTTTAAAATTATTGTCCTAATAACTTTTTAATCCCCTCTATTAGCAAAATATGCTCTTTTTCCAGCACTCTCTTTTGCAAAATTTCAGGCGTATCATTCTCATAAACAGGCACTTTCACATTTGTTATAATTTCTCCTGTGTCTATTCCATTGTCTACAAAATGGATGGTGCAGCCGCTTTCTTTTTCCTTGTTTGCGATTACGGCTTCGTGGACTTTTATTCCGTACATTCCTTTTCCACCGTATTTTGGGAGAAGTGAAGGATGAATATTTATAATTTTACGATTCCATTTGTTTATAAAACTTTCTGATAAAATTGATAGATAGCCTGCAAGTACGATGTAATCTGTTCTTTCTGTATCATTTTCCAAAATAGCGTTTATTTCATCTGATAAATTTTTTCCAAATAACTTTTTATCAAGCATTATGCTTTTTATCCCATGTTTTTCAGCTCTTTCCAGTCCAAAGCATTCCCTGTCGGCAATTACATAGGAAATTTCACAGTTTAAGTTGCCATTTTCGATATTGTCGATTATTGACTGTAAATTAGAGCCTGAACCTGATATAAATACTGCTATTCGTGTTTTTTTATTCTCTGACTTATCTTTTAGATTTTCAATTATTTTAGACATATTTTTTCATCACCTTTTCCAATATGTCCAATTTCATAAGCATTTTCACCATTTTTTTCTAAAATTTCAATCACTTTTTCCTTATCTTTTGCGTCTACAATCAATACAAATCCTATACCCATATTAAACGTTCCCCACATTTCGTCTTCGCTTACTCTTGAAAATGCGTTGTGCTTAAATAACTCATGAATTTGAATTTTTGATTTTTGTATATTTGCACAAAGTCCATCAGGTATTGTTCTTGGTACGTTTTCGATTAGCCCTCCACCCGTGATGTGGGCCATTCCGTTGATTTTTACTTCCTTCATTACAGCCTGAACTGGTTTTACATAAATTTTTGTTGGAGTCAATAAATGTTCCCCAATTGTTTTTCCACTGTAAACTTCAGTAAAGTCAGTAAATAATTTTCTGATTAATGAAAAACCGTTACTGTGTGCTCCACTTGATGGAATTGCAATTAAAACATCGTTTTCCTTAACATCTGAACCATTCACAATTTGGTCCTCTTCTACTGCCCCTACTGCAAATCCTGCAATATCGTATTCACCCGGAGTATAGAATCCTGGCATTTCAGCCGTTTCTCCACCAATCAAGGCAGCTTCTGACTGCAAGCATCCTTCCACAACTCCGCTTACAATTTCAGCCGATACATTTGAATCTAATTTCCCGCAAGCTAAGTAATCTAGGAAAAATAACGGCTTTGCTCCGTGACATAAAATATCATTTATACACATTGCTACGCAGTCTATTCCTACTGTGTTGTAAATCCTTGTTTCAAATGCAACTTTTAATTTTGTCCCAACTCCATCAGTTCCAGAAACCAGCACAGGCTTTTTATAATCTCCAAGTTTGTATAAAGCTCCGAAACTTCCCAAATCATTCATAACATTGGCATTATATGTGCTTTTGGCACCATTTTTTATTTTTTCTACACTTTTATACCCTTCTTCTTTATCTACTCCCGAATCTTTATAAGAAATTGACATTTTTTCCTCCTATTATATCTTTTATTCTACAAATATTTTAAAATTTTTGTTATATTTTGTAGGAAAAAATTCCGTAATTTCATATTCTGCAATTTCATTTATATTAAATGGATCTTCTAAAATTATCTTTTCTACTTCTGATAAACTTTCTGCA
This is a stretch of genomic DNA from Leptotrichia hofstadii. It encodes these proteins:
- a CDS encoding tetratricopeptide repeat protein, whose protein sequence is MKPTFLILMLLIFSFSISYGANGNEEFEKGNNYINQKKYNEAEKYFLVALKKGNPNAYNALGYLYSVQGKFQKAEYYLLKDLENTKDEKLKERMKINLAYIYIKQNKEKEAEKILRTIKNNDITIFKMLANFYYDNQNYEKAEEFFKKALAKGDNVSINNIVVISIKRRNVTDEIKNLIKKEYENGNIYAYGYYGTEKIKDGSLEEGERICKLGIQKGDPSSYLCMSVFYEQKGNKTKSKELFEKYKLEMSKLEDKLEKNKK
- a CDS encoding tetratricopeptide repeat protein, which codes for MKHKFLILMLLIFSFSISYGANGNEEFLKANEYYEKNDYSNAEKMFLESIKKGNVRANYNLATLYLNKKEYDKAERYFLDALKKTSGDPELKKSTLFNLSRLYQITNQNDKAEKYLKMSSKSTNDVSAEIELGTTYFYQKKYDLAEKAYVSALNKIKDKKELSDNVKLNLAAVYREQKKYKEAENTLLSMNDKNSKNSIRAFGILYWKQNNKRKAVEYFKKALDNGDKEMLSNVVKLYGELDEDDKIEEVLRNQYNKQNKYAYGLYGLFILENNGKGAEKMCKTGIQKEDPFSFMCMEEIYKLQGKNNEAQKMSLEYQKRIAKFLEEQSKIVITRDQF
- the purM gene encoding phosphoribosylformylglycinamidine cyclo-ligase, translated to MSISYKDSGVDKEEGYKSVEKIKNGAKSTYNANVMNDLGSFGALYKLGDYKKPVLVSGTDGVGTKLKVAFETRIYNTVGIDCVAMCINDILCHGAKPLFFLDYLACGKLDSNVSAEIVSGVVEGCLQSEAALIGGETAEMPGFYTPGEYDIAGFAVGAVEEDQIVNGSDVKENDVLIAIPSSGAHSNGFSLIRKLFTDFTEVYSGKTIGEHLLTPTKIYVKPVQAVMKEVKINGMAHITGGGLIENVPRTIPDGLCANIQKSKIQIHELFKHNAFSRVSEDEMWGTFNMGIGFVLIVDAKDKEKVIEILEKNGENAYEIGHIGKGDEKICLK
- the purN gene encoding phosphoribosylglycinamide formyltransferase, which translates into the protein MSKIIENLKDKSENKKTRIAVFISGSGSNLQSIIDNIENGNLNCEISYVIADRECFGLERAEKHGIKSIMLDKKLFGKNLSDEINAILENDTERTDYIVLAGYLSILSESFINKWNRKIINIHPSLLPKYGGKGMYGIKVHEAVIANKEKESGCTIHFVDNGIDTGEIITNVKVPVYENDTPEILQKRVLEKEHILLIEGIKKLLGQ